A single Gaiellales bacterium DNA region contains:
- a CDS encoding helix-turn-helix transcriptional regulator encodes MIDPAEHPRYSISVAAELAGMHPQTLRMYDAKGLVSPRRTPGGTRRYSDSDIARLRKITRLTGELGMTISGAIHVMALEGTVDELHRRVRALEAQLDRETRRLHQEVSAVHRRYRRDLIPYTPPKHPERWISRNSP; translated from the coding sequence GATCTCGGTGGCCGCCGAGCTGGCCGGGATGCACCCGCAGACCCTGCGGATGTACGACGCGAAGGGGCTGGTCAGCCCGCGGCGGACGCCCGGCGGAACGCGCCGCTACTCGGACTCAGACATCGCACGGCTTCGCAAGATCACCCGGCTGACCGGCGAGCTGGGGATGACGATCTCGGGGGCGATCCACGTGATGGCGCTCGAAGGCACCGTCGATGAGCTGCACCGCAGGGTGCGGGCGCTGGAAGCACAGCTCGACCGTGAGACGCGGCGGCTGCACCAGGAGGTGTCGGCCGTTCACCGCCGCTACCGCCGGGACCTGATCCCCTACACACCACCAAAACACCCGGAGAGATGGATTTCCAGAAACTCACCATAA